DNA from Clupea harengus unplaced genomic scaffold, Ch_v2.0.2, whole genome shotgun sequence:
GGCCAACTGAGCTCTACTTTGATCACGTAAAAGAGGTTTTCAGTGCAGCTGCCAATGTTTCTGGGATATTGGAGTGTGCCCCACCGCCCTGCCCATCCACTTTACCTCCCTCTGCcacaacaggtacacacacagagagacacacacacacacacagacacacacacacacacacacacacacacacacacacacacacacacacacacaaacacacacaacccttctctctctctctctatgtctctatctctctttctctgtcttcccccccccccccacacacacacacacagaaacacacccacacagaatgAGAGGGGGGAATACAAGAGCAAAATGAGAGAGTAAAACAAATGAAATTTAGAAATGAAAGATTAATCTGTTCCCACAGGTCATGAAAGGCAGTATCACATTGGGGAGAGTTTGAAGAGAAGCCTTCCAGTCCTGCTACTGGtccctgttttgtttttactgtttctGGGCGCATGGATGGTAAGTCTGTCATCCTGCTTCTTCAACTGCTTGATGGAGAATTGGggcttcagttgtgtgtgtgaaattgtgACTTACAGACAGTCAATCTCACAAGGGTGAGAGATATATGGAAGTGTGGTGAATGCCCCTATTGTCATTATATGGTGGAATGATCACTATGACAACCAGCCAACCTATTGGCACAGGTATCAGTAATTTTTTTCCCACACTGTGATGTGTAAATCAGCAGGAAGTGTGCTGATGCAATTTGGTGGCGGCTTCCTCAAGCCAGACTTCCAGTGAACCGAAATACTATCTGGATAAATTAACCAATCCTGCCACGCTAGTTATAGTTATGAAACCGAGGTGGGTATAGTTTGGAAAAGTTTCATGGCAAGTTGTGTCAACACGGTTTCTAATCTAAGATTAAAACAAATCAGTTTGCGGGTGCAGTCCTCGATTTGAATCCATTACAGCTTTTTACAAGTCAGCAAAtttctcctcatggtcctctagctctCTGACCTGCGTACCAAAATAAATGTGGTGTTCATGCACAGCTGTGGCTTTGTtagtgggaaacaaacaaattatTTTGGACTGAGCAATACACTGTTCCAGCCATTTAACACCTGTGCTTCAGGACCCCtgaaggggggtgtgtgtgtttgattggcagTTGAGTTAAAATATCAACCATCTTTTGCCAGGAACGAGGACTTTTCCTTTATTTGGTGGAGCAAGGTGCACCAAGACCACAGGGTTTAATATCCAGGAAGCACATATGCCCAACCTGTACCTATGGTGTACTATACCTTGCTCTGTGGAGGATGAACACATGTAAATGAATTGTTTCTCAGCAAGGTCAGAACAGTCAACAGAACTAACAGGGCTAAGTCACCCTGTAGCTTAACTGATAGACCAGCGGCCATGCAGAGGTAAAGTAAGACAATCAGATATCCTATTTTTTGGGAATGTTGACATCTACAGTATTGGTCTCGCTAGGGTGTTTAATTCCCTCGGATACAATGGCAGACAATCCCAGTCCACATGGCCTGGGAACAGGAACGTGCTAATACGATTCTTAAGTTATGTAATTTCAGTGTGTCACAAGTATTGTTACGTTTGGAATCTTTTTCTGTCACCTAGGTAGTACAGAGGAGAAGAGTCTGTATGAACAACTCTAGCAGAGGTGAAGCAAGAAGTCCCCAGAGTGAAGCTGCACTGAGAGGCCCTGAGCCCCAGCACAGAGCTGCGCAGGAGGGCCCACTGGAACTCTCACCTATGACTCAGGGGAGGTACGTTGGATTACTCAAAACGATTACTCATCACAATAAATGTTATCTTTTCCCCTTTCACTGGCAGAGCAACACTGAAGTTGTGGATAAAATTTCCATGGAACCCCCACACCTATAAAACTATATAGCTATAACACTGTCAGTCACTTGTCATTAGGGGTGCATACCAACGGTTATTCAGTTATTTGTGGGGGTGGACATAAGGCTACAGATAATAGAAAGCATATCAGGAAAGTGGTAAAAACCTTTCTTTTTGGTATGTATAGT
Protein-coding regions in this window:
- the kitlgb gene encoding kit ligand b isoform X1, whose protein sequence is MKKTNIGESVCILALLLSTLVTGGVKGRTPLTDDVGTLDVLKGNIPRDYRILVNHTPKAVAGKCWLQLNIYPVEKSLKQLAHKFNNLSINRENITIFITMLQGLRFMLGNEELDLAMQAFECHFRTAHWPTELYFDHVKEVFSAAANVSGILECAPPPCPSTLPPSATTGHERQYHIGESLKRSLPVLLLVPVLFLLFLGAWMVVQRRRVCMNNSSRGEARSPQSEAALRGPEPQHRAAQEGPLELSPMTQGRYVGLLKTITHHNKCYLFPFHWQSNTEVVDKISMEPPHL